The genomic stretch GCGAGCAAGTCGCCGCCCGTATTCGCGAAAAAGGCGGCGAGGCCATCGCAGTCTCACTGGATGTTACCAAACGCGATCAGATGAAGGCTGCAGTAAAAGCCACCGTTGACGCGTTCGGCAGCCTGAACGTGATGGTAAACAATGCCGGCATCAACAAGCCGCTGATGTTTATGGATATCACGGAAGAAAACTGGCACCAGATCATGGACGTTAACGCTCTCGGATGCCTGATAGGCATGCAAGAGGCGGCGAAGCAGATGATCGACCAAGGCAAGGAAAACGGTCCGTACAAGATCATCAACGTGGGCTCCATTCTCAGTCGCCAGGCCTTTGATGACGTGGTTCCCTATTCGTGCAGCAAACATGCGGTGCTGGCCATGATCAATGGCGGCGCCAAAGCGCTGGTCCAGCATAACATTACCGTGAACGGCTACGGCCCGGGTGTTGTCAGGACGGAGCTGTGGGAGCAATTGGACAAGGAACTCGTGGCCATCGGCAAGTTTGAGAAGCCCGGTCAGTCCATGGATGAACTGGCCGAAAACATGATTCTCATGAAGCGCTACTCCTACCCCGAGGACGTCGTAGGCACAGCAGCTTTTCTCGCCAGTCACGAGTCCGACTACATGACGGGGCAGCTGTTGATGATCGATGGCGGCATGGTAATTCAGTAATACCGCAATAAATAGCCCGGTCTGGATCGATCGATCCAGACCGGGCTACAGGTCTGCGTCCCTGCCATACGCTGACTTGTCATTGGCATTGCGTTGTTGTGGATGACCTACCCCCTCCCTTTAATAGGGAGCTTGCGCCAGCTTTAAGCTGGCGCCTTTTTAGATTCCCTGGCAAGAAACTTTTACACATGGAAAACATAAATCCAGTCAGAGCAAGACTATAAATTTTGATGCAAACGTTTGCGTTATTGTGGTGGTTTTGCTAAACACTACATGTGCACCAGCACGTATCCTGTCAACAAGAAAAAACTGGAGAGAACCGATGAATAGCTTCACAACAGAGCTTGGGCTCAAAGCCAAAAAGCTCCCGCATCTCGCTGCTTTTTACGCAATCCTTTGCGCTTCTCCCGTCCTCGCCCAGGAAATGCCGAGCGATCAGATAAAAGATATCCAGGATCGCCTGGCTGATTTGGAGAACAACGTACCTCTGAGATTCGGGGTTGGTGTGGAAACACTGTACATATTTGCCGACCACTCGGAATCAAGCCGGGAAAAAGCCGGGAACTATTTTCTCGACAAATTCGAACTGATCGTCAGCGGGGACTTCGACAACGGCCTTTATTACCGTTCCCGATGGGACTACCAGGTTACGCAGCAAGCATTCTTTCCCGCTTGGACCTACGTGGGCCTGAACCACAGTGATACCTGGTCTACCGAGCTTGGCGTGATCAACCAGCCGCTGGGTGCCGGTGTCGACGGCTCGTACTACGACAACAGCTTCCTCAGTGACGTCCCGCTCTGGTTGGGGCTGGCCAATAACCCGGACGTCGGGATCAAGACCCAGTACAAGGGCAGCAACTGGCATCTTGTCGGAGCCTTCACCAAGAATGCGGAATTTAGCGGGGGCAACCCCAATGCCCGTTTCCGTCCCGATGTCGTGGCACAGGGCGACATCACCCCCCGCGGATTTGCCAACGAGACGTTTTCGGCTGATGTAGAACAGACCAACACCTTTCATGCCAGCGCAGCCTACACCTTCGACCTTGGGGGCGGATCCTCACTACAGTTAGGTTCCAACGCACAGTTTGGTGATTACTACAACACCGTCACTAATAGCAATGGCGGCGATCATAGCGCGGCAGCCGCGTTCGCAAATTTCAGGTCCG from Marinobacter subterrani encodes the following:
- a CDS encoding SDR family NAD(P)-dependent oxidoreductase translates to MDKTRLQGKNCLITGSARGMGAAVAEYYAEQGAKVCVADINIDGCEQVAARIREKGGEAIAVSLDVTKRDQMKAAVKATVDAFGSLNVMVNNAGINKPLMFMDITEENWHQIMDVNALGCLIGMQEAAKQMIDQGKENGPYKIINVGSILSRQAFDDVVPYSCSKHAVLAMINGGAKALVQHNITVNGYGPGVVRTELWEQLDKELVAIGKFEKPGQSMDELAENMILMKRYSYPEDVVGTAAFLASHESDYMTGQLLMIDGGMVIQ